The Nicotiana tomentosiformis chromosome 2, ASM39032v3, whole genome shotgun sequence genome includes the window gggcagccccgatctacgctcatcctcacaaatcaggccctcggcctcactcagtcataaacctctcaagccactcgggcattacagtaaaatagggcattcggcccaaaatatttatatgcatcaaaatagagtcataaaactgagttatgcggaaaaacaagtataaacatgattgagtatagattttcaatcgaaaacaatgagaggatagtaagaaaacagcccctaagggtccaaacagcactggcgcaaggcccaaacatagcattcagcccaatttatagaaactctttctaaaacatatgagTATCAtttagtttcaacaaaatatgtaaCTTTACAATttctacgggatggaccaagtcaccaattcccaacggtgcacgcccacacgcccgtcacctagcatgtgcgtcaccttaaagtagtaaaatgatacgaattctggggtttcataccctcaggactagatttacaatcgttacttaccttaaaccggtcaaatatctaccccgcaatgctcttgcctctggactcggcctccaaatgctccaaatctattcacaatcagtacaataccatcaatatatgctaatgaaatgaattccacaataaaagcttcaaaattagaccaaaacccgaaattggctcaaacccgccccccgggcccacgtctcgaaatccgacaaaattcacaaaactagaaagctcattcactcacgagtctaaccataccaaattcatcaaaatccgacatcgtttggtccttcaaatccttaaattattctccaaatattccaagccctaacccctcattttcactaattacaatgattaaacaacaggAAAATCActatatatacgagtattaggctcaagtaacttacctcaatgaaaaccccattgattccctcttcaaaactcTCCAAAAAAACTCCAAATCCGAatagaaattgtgaagaatgcccAAAAATTCGTGAAGTGTTCCTATATACCTTCTGTCCAGCCATCTCGCACATGCGGCcccttttctcgcacccgcgcgaccgtacatgcggtccaaggagccgcaccttcgcaactcacttatccgccaagactctgcatctgcggcaaacccgtcgcacctgcgaaggcgcatctgcgcgtttcctccgcttctgcgaagccttccCAGCATTCCCCTttctgcatctgcgccccaggtttcgcacctgcgggctcacaaATGCGACCTCTAACTCGCACCTGCACAACCTACCTaacccagcattgcccgcacctgcacactccccacgcgcaccagtggcctcgcacctgtgactcttccttctgcaggtgcggaaatagcagaagcagcagctccagctacaaattccaacttcgacaaatccgttaaccacccggaatcaccctgaggccctcgggacctcaaccaaaaataccaacaagtcatatatcaacataaaaacttagtcgaaccttcgaatcactcaaaacaacatccaaacaccaaattaccctcggattcaagcctaagaacttctaaatttccaaattcggaaACTGATggcgaaaccaaccaaaccacatccgaatgacctcaaattttgcacacacgtcaaaaatgacactacaaacctactccaacttccggaattccattccgaccccgatatcaaattttccactgccgaccgaaatcgccaaatttccaatttcgccaattcaagccttattctaccacagacctccaaatcacattcgggatgcactcctaagtccaaaatcacctaacggagctaacggaaccatcagaattcaaatccgagatcgtttacacataggtcaacatccggttgacttttctaacttaagtttctacttaagagactaagtgtctcaattcgctctgaaaccactccggtcccgaaccaactaacccgatataacataatatatctgaataacacaaaaagaagtagaaatggggaaaacggggctataactctcgaaacgaccggccgggtcgttatagttaggttgggtcgtgacaaaaggattcttttcctttgcctaatatcaaatgtatgatcgatgccacggccggccacgagactctcagttttcccgatgcctactctgggtacaactAGATACAGATGGACCccgaggatcaggaaaagacttcgtttatcactaagtacgatacctactgttataatgtaatgccattcggtctaaaacatgctggtgcaacttatcaactcctagtaaaccgaatgttcagAAAATAAATATGTAAATCAATAGAattttatattgacgacatgttagttaagtccctgcgagcagatgaccatttaaagcatttgcaggaaactttcaacatactgagggagtacaatatgaagctcaacccagaaaaatgtgcattcggggttggctcgggcaagttttaTTGTTTCATgttgtccaatcgaggaatcgagatcaaccccgataaaatcaaagacatcgaggacatcacagtagcagataatgtaaaggccgtgcaaaggctaacaggacggatagccgccctatgacgattcatttcgagatcctcagatagaaGCAACCGATTTTTCTCACTGCTTCAGAAGAAAAGTAACTTTGCATGGACTCTGGAATGTCATCaggctttggaagaactaaagcggtatttatcgagcctgcCGCTGCTTCATACCTCGAAAATAGACGAACAACTTTACACAAACTTAGctatctcggagatagcggtaagtggagttctagttcgagaagaacgaggtatgcaattccctatttattatgccAGTCGaaccttaggcgaggccgaaactagatatccacacttagaaaaattagtgcttgctttaataagcgtctctaggaaactaaaaccatattttcagtgtcatctaatacatgttgtaacaacttatcctcttcgaaatattttgcacaaacccgagctttcgggtcgattggccaaatgggccatagaaatcggtgGGTACAATATTAAGTATCGACCTCGAATCGCTaacaaatctcaaatcttggtggacttcgtggctgacttttcaccggccttcgtacccgagattgaaaaagagcTACTGATAAAATCAGGTACTTTTTCGGTGGtctagaccctctttacggacggtgcctcgaatgcgaaggggtccggactaggcattgtactaaaatcacacacaggtaatgtagttagacagtctattagaACTACAAAATTAaataacaatgaggccgagtatgaggccatgattgcaggtcttgaactagctagaagcttgggaacGAAAGTCGTaaaagctaagtgtgattcctccctcgtggtaaaccaagttaacgggactttcgaagtccgagaagatcaaatgcagaggtacttggataaactacaggcgACTCTACGTCGATTTAAGGAAtagactttgcaacatgtaccccgagaatAGAACAGCAAGGCAGacactcttgcaaacttaggttcatcggtcgaagatgacgaactcaactcggggactgtcgtacaactcatgagatcggtaatcgaagaaggtcacgccgagataaactccacaagcttaacttgggattggagaaacaaatacatagagtacttcaagaacgggaagcttccatcagatccaaagaaATCGAGAGCgctgcgcacaaaggcagcacaGTTTATCATGTCCGAAGACGGAATActatttagaaggacgttcgatggaccattggcaatatgtttaggaccgggagataccgattacatcctgtaggaaattcacgagggcacttgtggaaatcattctggtgtcgattcattggtccacaaagtaatcaggtgaaggtattattggaccgatatgagcAAGAATGCaagggagtttgttcgaaaatgcgacaaatgccaaaggcatgccccatgattcatcaacccgagaAGCTACTCCACTCgatcctatctccatggcctttcatgaaatggggaatggacatcgttgtccccctcccatcggccctaggtaaggctcagtttattttgtttatgactgattatttctctaaatgggttgaagcacaggtttTCGAGAAAATCAGAGAAAAGAAAGTGAtggacttcatttgggaccacatcatatgtcgatttgggatgccatccgagattgtatgtgataatggaaaataattcatcgacagcaaagtaactaaatttctcgaggatcacaagatcaaaagaatcttatcaacaccttatcatcccagcgagaacggacaagccgaatcgaccaacaaaatcatcatccaaaatctcaagaagagattgaccgacgctaaaggaaaatggatagaaatactacccgaggtcctatgggcataccgcataacatcgaaatccagtaccggagcaacaccattctcaTTGGTTTATGGCACCAAAGCTCTTATTtcggtcgaggtcggagaacctagcatgaGGTTCgtatgcaacagaggagtcaaATAATAAGACCAtaaatacgagcctagaattattggacgaaaaatgagaagccgctctcgtccgtttggacgcccaaaaacagcggatagaaaggtactacaatcgaagaaccaatctttgacattttaacatcggggacttggtgctaagaaaagtcaccctcaacgcCCGAAATCCGAATaaagggaaattgggtccgaactgggaaggaccgtatcaggttctcaaaaATGTCGGAAAatgatcctacaagctcggtatgataaacggcaaacaactatcgagcaattggaatgtatcgcatctaaaatgatactattgctaaggtacgaccctcccatgtttatttatattttgaaactaacccttgcaggtgttcgagcAGAAACAGGGATGGATTCTTCAAACATAAAAcatttaggtctgaaagcacacgttgcactctttttcccttacaccggttttgtcccaaatgggttttctggcaaggtttttaatgaggcaaccattgatcgtgctaacttagaacgattcaacagtatctgaggcctctttacaaatcaacctcgaatactaagGGGGAGGTCATCGCCCTCGGATACCAAGTTCGGGTAAGCTCATTACTCTATGACAAcatggtctcgataggaaaaatttataagggccaaatggtcaaacgaaccatgcccgcatagtttgcTCAAGCCCTAAACATGTACGCATATATAATAACTTATATAGAGAAATTTTTCCTTTACGGATATCTCATACCTCAAAAAGGTTCTTCTGTTTCatattctcgatctattatgtaaatatgcttaagggccgaccatggcCGGAGTTCGAACTATAACCCTGAATCGAGGACTACGTATAAAGTCTAAGGGCTACGTCGCTTCAAGTTCAAGCAAATTCTCACccgactacaaagcccaagggctatcttGATTCAAGTTCGAACTATAACCCCGAATCGGGGACTACgtgaaaagcctaagggctaccttgattcgagttcgagaaatcattctcactcgactgtaaagcctaaaggctaccttaattcgagttcgagcaaacactcactcgaccataaagcctaagggttgttttttatttcgagtttgaccaaacactcactcgaccgtaaagcctaaaggctaccttaattcgagttcaagcaaacactcactcgaccatcaagcctaagggctattttttattttgagttcgagcaaacactcactcgaccgtatAGTCTaaaggctaccttaattcgagttcgagcaaacactcacttgaccataaagcctaagggctgttttttattttgaattcgagcaaacactcactcgaccataaagcctaagggctattttttatttcgagttcgagtaaacactcactcgaccacaaaACCTAAGGGTTGTTTTCTGCTTTGAGTTTGAGAGACCATCCTCGCTCAACTTTAAAACTAAgtgttactttacttcgagttcaagcaagtacTCACTCTAAAAAAGGCCTAAAGGATACACTAGTTCAGTTTTGATCAAATTATCTAAACCCCaaccttagaatacaacttcataattctataaagcagaaaggaagaaagtttttttTATATACATGTCAAAAATCATTTATAAGGGCAGCATGGCCCGATCAAATCTCTGTACAAAAGACCAAAACGGTCTTATAAGAAATGCAAAAAatactaaaggacttagtcctctGCAGGAGCAGCATCTTTGCCCTCGAGCCCCCCTTCGCTATCAGATCCGCCCGTactcccggtatcatcatcatcggGAAAAGCCAACACTCTGGTTTCGGCCTCAAGCTCCTTAGCTTTCTCGATCTCGACtataagatcgaagccacgagcatggatctcttctagagtctcccttcgagactggcatttagcatgctcgacaacctagtttgctcgagcctgagcagcctcagcaACCTCTTTTGCTTGAACATGAGCAGCTTCGGCATCAGATCGATAAACAGTCACCATTTCATCAGCATTGGCCTTGGCTTTCTCAacctccgatttggccgctgcaagttcCATGGCCAATCTCTCTCGATCAGAATCTGCTGAGCTCAACCGAAATTGAAACTCCTcgattttcttggcttgcaccgAGGTTTTCTCTTTCAAGCTTTGGAGTTGGGCCTCAGTCGAAGCCAGTTGAGTTCGGGCAGTCTTCTTTTTTGAGGAGATgcggtccatgttcttcttccattCCTCGGCCTCCGACTTCACTACGTCCACTTCAACACGAAGCTTCCTGATCACGTCGATCTTTTTCTCGACCTTCGGGATCGAACTGTTAGCCATCACTCCCGAATCAATATCATCAAATCCAAAtattctttttacctgctcggccAGCTTAGCTTGTTCTTTCCGAGATGCTTCAAGGTCACCCCAAAGTCTTTTTACTTCTCCTCATCtcttctcactaagaagcttgaaGGCATATCTCTCCTCAGTAACCCTTCAAACTTCGGCTTCCTACCGGTTCAGCTCCCATCTAGATTGGAGAAAAGACTCGTGATGAAGCACAAAAGCCTACAAAAATAAAAGGAAGGgattatacaaggaaagaaaaacatAAGTATGAAAATTGGCAAAGAAAGTATGAACTTACCCGATTGAGGGCCTGTTGGGCTTCGTTGAAAAGGCAATATGCTCCCACCTCACTCGAGCTCTTCTTTGAAACCTCGAAGTCACTCGGATCGGTGGCGTCTTCTACCCCGATAAAATAACCATGGAAAGAATTCTCCTCTCCATGGGCTCCCTCCCCGTGACAAGTCTCCATAGCCTGAGTGCCACGTATCATTGACTgggaaaataaaggaaaagagGGGGAATCCCCATTTTCTATTGCCCCGAGTAGGTCTTTTTGGGCACCGCCACCGTCTTAGAGAGCCTCAAGCTCGGTTCGCACACTGGCATCCATAGCTCTTTCGACGATCTCTTTGCCCCGAGGGAAAACATCCTCGGTCCCCCTCGGCTCGGGGGCTTGGGTCAAAGCCTCCTCCTCGACCCCATCAAGCCTAGACGGAGCAGTATCAACTCCCACCGATACCGAAGTATTTTGAGTATCGATGCTAGCCCGTGCACATGCCACCAGCCCGGaatcactttcttcttcttctccatcCCTTAGACTGAGTAACGACTCCAAAGTCAAAGGGATTATGTTTGCCTTGGGTTCGAGCCACTCTCTTCCTGAGTTTTTGACCCTCGAAGTGCGAGGCCCTTTTTCTTTTAATCACCTTCTCCGGTTTTGAGATAGGCGGTAAGGCTTATTCATCACCTGATGGGGGTCTCATAACCGTGTCTTTTCCGAGacctacaaagaaagaaaagtaagtaAAACTTATGCCTGATAAAATGCTTGAATGGTAAGCAAATCGGTGAGCCAAGAAAAAGGTTTATCgtgagtacgagcctcccactGGCCCTTTAACAAATCGCGCCATGCACGCTCGGCATACTTTGATGTCAAAACTAGGCTCCTAACCCAATTCTCGAGGTGGGGAACTTcacccggcatccaagcaacggctgcatcgagaaaaacactgataagaaaggatgaagaagtaaaacaacaaacaaaaatttaaaaggaGATCATACTTacatttcatattcca containing:
- the LOC138905227 gene encoding uncharacterized protein, yielding MANSSIPKVEKKIDVIRKLRVEVDVVKSEAEEWKKNMDRISSKKKTARTQLASTEAQLQSLKEKTSVQAKKIEEFQFRLSSADSDRERLAMELAAAKSEVEKAKANADEMVTVYRSDAEAAHVQAKEVAEAAQARAN